From a single Nostoc sp. MS1 genomic region:
- a CDS encoding methylated-DNA--[protein]-cysteine S-methyltransferase, which translates to MNYPKTSRMVDLVKLFIDKISSEIGTILIVSDGEKLCALDFADYEQRMLKLLQKRYPSFYFQETKNPQGFSSLVQAYLKGDRHSLNNIPVDTGGTPFQQQVWLALQTIPWGTTISYGELAAKINKPTAARAVGLANSLNPIAIVLPCHRVIGANSLLTGYAGGLERKRWLLNHERVILP; encoded by the coding sequence ATGAACTACCCTAAGACTAGTCGCATGGTTGATTTGGTAAAACTATTTATTGATAAAATCAGTTCAGAAATTGGCACGATTTTAATTGTCTCTGATGGGGAAAAACTTTGCGCTTTGGATTTTGCAGACTATGAGCAAAGAATGTTGAAACTGCTGCAAAAACGTTATCCTAGCTTCTATTTTCAAGAGACAAAGAATCCGCAGGGATTTAGTAGCCTAGTTCAAGCTTATCTAAAAGGCGATCGCCACAGCTTAAATAATATTCCTGTAGATACTGGGGGAACTCCTTTTCAACAGCAAGTATGGCTGGCGCTGCAAACTATCCCTTGGGGAACTACCATATCTTACGGTGAGTTAGCAGCAAAAATTAATAAGCCGACTGCTGCTCGTGCTGTCGGCTTGGCAAATTCACTTAACCCAATTGCGATAGTCCTTCCTTGTCATCGAGTCATTGGTGCAAACAGTTTACTCACAGGATATGCAGGAGGACTAGAGCGCAAGCGTTGGTTGCTTAATCATGAAAGAGTCATTCTTCCTTGA
- a CDS encoding acetoacetate decarboxylase family protein, which produces MQYPPAPWTLKGYAIQTLHLVDIDKVRLLLPPELNPFSLWPGKAIASVYLSYYSSDSVMEYSELIVALAVTADKGFGGWVSHIYVDNENSVAGGREIWGLPKEFAQFTWQEKSVTVRQGNQHLCTLNFNQPSFAWRQTLAAPGFSKLDHNLLTFTAKFEGLIGFVGANLEVPNTSPFSSIGLSQPFVTVRYDQMTLQVDAPKVISH; this is translated from the coding sequence ATGCAATATCCCCCAGCACCCTGGACACTAAAAGGTTATGCTATCCAAACTCTACATTTAGTAGATATAGACAAAGTACGCTTACTCCTTCCCCCTGAGTTAAACCCATTTTCTCTATGGCCTGGTAAAGCGATCGCTAGCGTATATTTATCGTATTACAGTTCTGATTCTGTAATGGAATACAGTGAGTTAATTGTAGCCTTAGCTGTAACGGCTGATAAGGGATTTGGTGGTTGGGTATCTCACATTTATGTAGATAATGAAAACTCTGTAGCTGGCGGTCGAGAAATTTGGGGATTACCAAAAGAATTTGCACAATTCACTTGGCAAGAAAAATCTGTAACAGTCCGTCAAGGAAACCAACATCTTTGTACTTTAAACTTTAACCAACCCAGCTTCGCATGGCGACAAACACTAGCTGCACCCGGTTTTAGTAAACTTGATCATAATTTGCTAACCTTTACAGCTAAATTTGAGGGTTTAATAGGTTTTGTAGGCGCTAATTTAGAAGTGCCTAATACCAGTCCTTTTTCCAGCATAGGTTTAAGTCAACCTTTTGTTACTGTGCGTTATGACCAAATGACCTTACAAGTAGATGCACCAAAAGTCATTAGTCATTAG